TGTCGCGCTGCCGACGGGATCGGACAGGAGCGCGCGGTACTGGATGTCGAAGAAACGTTCGGGCCGTTCCTCTCGCACCGGGATCATGTCGACCAGATTGCGGCGCAGGCGCTGGGTCCAGTGGGCGGCCTGTTCGCGCGAAAGATCGGCGTCGGTGTTCCCGCTGGTTAGCGAGGCGACCATCGAATAGTAGCTGCCCATCACGTGATCGACGCGGCGATGGGTCATCGCGATGATCGCGCCGGGGAACGTGTCGAGCGTCGTGCGCACCGCGGTGAGGTGGTGCGGCGCCTTGAGTATCCACTTGCGGCCCCTGCGCGAAGGGTCCTGCCATTGCAGTATCTTCAGCCATTCGTGCAGTTCGGCATAGGCTTTCGTCTGGTCGGCGCCGAGCAGCCATTCGCCGTAGCTTGGCAGGTAGAGCATCGATTCCGGAATGTTGGAGATGAACGACTGCTCGATCAGAGGCAGCTCCTCGTCGTGGGCGAAGGCATCCATCGGGTGGATCGCCTCGAACCCTTCGGACGCCGCGACGAGCTGGTCGGACAGAGCCTTGGCGTCGGCCTTGCGGGCGGCGATGTCAGCGGCGCCGCTGTCGTC
This window of the Novosphingobium aromaticivorans DSM 12444 genome carries:
- a CDS encoding sulfotransferase family protein produces the protein MRFLDQLDAEALIARARAGTGLDDLGPDHFREPLDVLLRSMREEAQLNEAGANFHAGRIVNALENRLRRVDLVKCHPEILDEQVDVGVIIVGLPRTGSTMLQRLLAASPQATAMVWWETVFPLPRDDSGAADIAARKADAKALSDQLVAASEGFEAIHPMDAFAHDEELPLIEQSFISNIPESMLYLPSYGEWLLGADQTKAYAELHEWLKILQWQDPSRRGRKWILKAPHHLTAVRTTLDTFPGAIIAMTHRRVDHVMGSYYSMVASLTSGNTDADLSREQAAHWTQRLRRNLVDMIPVREERPERFFDIQYRALLSDPVGSATAIFQAAGIPVDDADIATWEGWLAGNKRDNRPSHKYDLADYGVDQDALVRDFAFYSDIYVPEG